The DNA sequence GCCTGGGGCTGCGTTGCTCCTCGGTCACAGCCCCACTGGCGGGGGATGCTCGCTCGTCGCGCCTTGCCCCAGGCCAAATTGGGCGCAACGAACGTGAGCGTATTTACGAAACGGACCACTAAGCCGGGAAGCCGGAAATTCAATTCCAACAGGAGCGAACCGAGAAAACGGAGGTTAGCGGAAGGATGCAATGGGACTGGGGAGTAGCGCAGATTTGTAATCTGCCGTATCGCCGATTTGAAATCGGCGGCGCTTTAGCGAGTTCCAGAGCCACTGGAACTTGTCGAGCGCCTGCGGAATGCAATTCCGCGCTGCGGCAGATTCCAAATCTGCGCTACGCTAAACAGATACCTCCCTCAGGTGAGAGGGAAGGCCGCGGAACGTGCGGTCGGAACTTTACGGCCGTAGCCACTGGAACAGCGAAGAAACCGACATGTCTTTCAGGCTGGACGGCACCGCTCGCAACTCGAAATCAGGTCGGGGCGCGCTCAAGCGCAAACGATACCCATACACCGCCGCTTGCACACCGGCGCCGGAGACAAAGGCGTTCGTGACACCATCCAGAAATTGCCCGCCCACCTTGATTTGAAACGAAGCGCCTTGCTGTCCACCGGCGGGATAGACATAGCCAATGTGCGGCGTCACCGGTTGCGCGTGCAGAGACGCTATGATCGACAGCGACGCGCTCGGCGCCAGGAGTCGTCGAATGAGTTTCAACATATCTTGGAATGGCTATGGAAACCTTACTTCTGCACGGTTCATACGGAATTTGACCGGGATCAACCGTCTGAGATAACGTCCATGGCAATGATTCAACAAGGCGTTGGCGGGAAGTGGCGGCTCAAAGCCGCAATCATCCTGATCGCGCTTGGAGGAGGCGTATTCCTGTTGCGCCTGACGGTCTTTCGGGCCAAGCCGGTACCCGTCACGGTCTATCGCGTGAAATCGGGCCGCGTGGAGGATTCGGTCGTGAATTCGCGCGCGGGCACCGTGCAGTCCCGCCGCCGCGCCGGGATCAGTCCGGGAATTCCTGGACTCGTCACCGAAATCAAAGTGCAGAAAGGCTCACGCGTCAAAAAGGGGGATGTCCTCGTGCGTCTGGATGATCGGGAACAGCAGGCGCAAGCGCAACTGGCTGCGCGTTCCCTGGAAGCCGCCAAAGCGGTCGCGGAACAGGCGCGCCTGGAGGCAGAACTGGCACAGCGGTTGTGGAACCGAACGCAGAGTCTGGCCCGGAATGACGTCGTTTCCGAAACGGTCCGCGAACAGGACCAAACTCGTTCCCTGACCGCTCAAGCCGCAAGCCTGGCGGCCCAGGCTCGAATTCTGGAAGCCGAAGCCGCGCTGGAAGCGGCCCGCGCGACCTTGGCCAAGACGGTCATCACGGCGCCGTTCGATGGCGTCGTGCTCGACGTGACGATTGAGGTGGGCGAGTGGATCAGTCCAGCGCCTCCGGGCGTGTTCATTCCGGCCGTGGTGGATTTGATCGATCCGCAAGCGCTTTACTTGAGCGCTCCGATTGACGAGGCCGACGTGGCGCGGCTGCGCGTGGGCTTGCCGGTTCGCGTGACGCTCGACGCTTTTCGCGGCCAATCATTCGAGGGGATGCTCACCTATATCTCCTCCTTCGTCGAAGCGCGCCAGGAACAAAACCGCACCTTGCGCGTCGAAGCCGAATTGAAAGAGACCTCCTTCCCGGCAAATCTGTTGCCGGGGCTTTCGGCCGATTTGGAAGTCATCCTCGATTCCCGCGAGCAGGTTTTGCGGATTCCCACCTACGCGCTGCTCGAAGGCAGCCGGGTTCTGGTCGTGCAAAACGGGGGATTGGAAGAAAAGAAAGTGACAACCGGCCTGCACAACTGGAGTTACACGGAAATCACCTCCGGGCTCGCCGCCGGCGAAGCCGTCGTGGTCTCCCTCGACCGGACCGAAGTGAAAGCCGGCGCGCGAGTCATCGTGGCCGCCGAGGCGGAGAAATGATCCATCTGCAAGGAATCCAGCGCACGTACACGGTCGGCGGAAGTCCGGTGCATGCTTTGAAGGAGGTCAACCTTCGGATCGAATCGGGCGAATACGTCTCTGTGATGGGACCGTCCGGGTCCGGGAAATCCACGCTGCTCCACATTCTGGGCTGCCTGGACCGGCCCACGTCGGGATCGTATCGCTTCGCGGAGGAAGAGACGGCCCGCCTGGACGAGAACGGGTTGTCGCGCCTGCGACGCGATCAGATTGGATTCGTGTTTCAATTCTTTCATCTCGTGCCGCGCTTGACCGCTCAGGGAAACGTCGAACTGCCGATGGTGTTCGCGGGAGTCGAGCCGGAGCAACGTCGCCAACGATCGCGGCAAGTTCTTGAATTGGTCGGGTTGACCGCCCGGGCCGGACATCGCCCGGATCAACTCTCCGGCGGCGAGCAGCAGCGGGTGGCGATTGCGCGGGCCGTGGTGATGAATCCGGCGTTGTTGCTCGCCGACGAACCTACCGGAAATCTCGACAGTGGTTCCGGACAGGAAATCATCGATTTGATGGAAAACATGAACAAGCAGGGACTCACGCTGATCGTCGTCACGCACGATCCAAAGGTCGGCGGCCGCGCCCGGCGCCAGATTCGACTGGCGGACGGACTGGTGGTGACGGATGAGCCCGCTCAGCGGTAGCGGATTTCAGACGCTGGGTCTATGCGAAGCAGGCTATCTGAATCGGGGAGCACACGCGCCCTCGCGTGTGCCGACCGGCGCCTCGCCGGTCGGTTCGTCGGACAATTCAGTCCGCAGATGGCGATTTGTCCGACCGCGCCAGTGTGGTCGGCGAGGGCGCCGACCACGGCACGCGGGGCGCGTGCGCTCCCCATCGATTTGAATTGTTGTATAGGGAAACTCCTGCAGACATGAGCCTCGCCGACGTCCTCCAATTCGCTGGCGGCGCTTTGCGTGGCCATCGGCTGCGGGCCTTTCTGTCGCTGTTCGGTGTGGCCATTGGAGTGGCCTCCGTCATTTTGCTCACGAGCCTGGGGGAAGGAGCGCGGCTGTACGTCACGGGCGAGTTCGCTTCGCTCGGTTCGAATCTTCTCATCATCATTCCGGGAAAAACGGAGACGAAAGGTTTGGCCCCGCTCGTGAGCACGGCGCCGCATGATCTGACCCAGCAAGACGCGGAGGCCTTGCTTCAGCGCGTGCCCTCCATCCGGCGCGTGGCGCCCTTGATTGTTGGAACGGCCCGGGCCAGCGCGGCGGAACGTGGCCGCGAGGTGACCGTGGTCGGGACCACGCGGGAGATGCTGGAGATTCGCCATCTCAAAATGGCCACCGGCCGCTTTCTTCCGGCCGATCTGCCCCAGGCCGCGGTCTGTGTGCTGGGCGCGAAAGTTCAGCGCGAGCTCTTCCCCAATCAGAATCCGCTCGGCCAGTTGGTGCGAATTGGCGACTGGCGGTTTCGAGTCATCGGCGTGATTGCCCCACGCGGCGTTTCCATCGGGATGGATTTGGACGAGGTCGTGGAGATTCCGGTCGAGACGGGCCTGAAGTTGTTCAATCGAAGCGGACTGTTTCGGATCCTGGCCGAAGTGGGCTCGTACCACGATGTGCCGGCGGCGGAGAAGGCCGTCCTTCAGGTTTTGCGCGAGCGCCATGGCGGACAGGAAGACGTCACGGTGCTCACGCAAGACACGGTGCTCGCCTCCTTCAACCTGATTCTCCGGGCGCTGACCGCAGCTCTGGCCGGCATTGCGGCTATTTCGCTCGCCGTCGCGGGATTGGGAATCATGAACGTGATGCTGGTGTCGGTGTCGGAACGGACGCGGGAAATCGGCTTGCTCAAAGCCGTGGGCGGCACCGACGCGCAGATTCTTTCGGTGTTCCTGGTCGAATCTTCAATCCTTTCCACGGTGGGCGGCGCGTTGGGGCTGTTCGCGGGGTTGGGCGGCGGACGATTTCTTCAGCACCTTTACCCGGACTTTCCCATCCATCCGCCAGCGTGGGCCGTCTTCGCGGCATTGGCGGTGTCTGTGTTGGTGGGCCTGCTGTTTGGAATTCTGCCGGCGCGGAATGCGGCGCGGCTGAATCCGATTCAAGCCCTGATGCGGAGGAAAGCATGAACCTCATGAACTTCATGGGAAGAACGCGGCGAAGCCCAGACTCGTTACAACGTTAAAAGGTTAAATCGTTAAATCGGTTGAATGCGTAAATGAATTGGCGCGATCTCTTGAGCCAGGCCTGGCAATCGATTTGGTTCCATCGCACGCGGTCGCTGCTGACGATGCTCGGAATCTTGATCGGGATCGCCTCGGTGATCCTGCTGACTTCAATTGGAGAAGGCACGCGGGTCTATGTGCTGTCCGAGTTCACTCAGTTCGGCACGACGCTCGCCGCGATCAATCCGGGAAGAATCCAGACCACGGGCCTTTCCGGCGCTGTGGGCACCACGATCCATCCCTTGACGCTGGACGACGCCGAAGCATTGCGCCGCATCCCGGGCGTGGACCGCGTCGTTCCCGTGGTCATGGGCGCCGCGCCGGTCGAAAACGCGGGCCGAACCCGCGATGTATTTGTCTATGGGGTTACGTCGAGCGCGCCGGACGCGTGGCGCATGCGCGTGCGGTCCGGACGGTTTCTGCCGGAACTGGACGCCGAACGCGGCGCACCGCTGGCCGTGCTCGGCCCGAAGTTGAAACGCGAATTGTTCGGCGATCAGAATTGCCTGGGCGATCACGTGCGCATTGCTGGCGAGCGCTTCCTGGTGATCGGTGTCATGGAACCGATGGGACAGTTTCTGGGATTTGACATCGACGACAGCGCGTACATTCCGGTGGGCCAGGCGCAACGCCTGTTCAATCGCGAACACCTGCAAGAAATTGACATCACCATCGCCAGCGCGCCGTTGATCGAACCCGTCGTGGAACGGGCGAAACGCCTGTTGATCGAGCGTCACAACCGCGAGGAAGACTTCACGATCACGACGCAAACCGGGATGTTGGACAGCCTGGACCGGATCATTCGCATCGTCAGCCTCGCCGTGGGCGGGATCGGCGCAATTTCTCTGCTGGTGGGATCGATCGGGATTCTGACCATGATGTGGATTTCCGTCAACGAGCGCACCTCGGAAATTGGATTGGCGCGCGCCATCGGCGCGTCTTCCAACCAGATCCTGTGGTTATTTCTGAGCGAAGCCGCGATGTTGTCCACGCTGGGAGGAACGCTCGGTTTGGCGTTCGGGATGGGCACCGCGCAGTTGCTGCACTGGTACGTTCCTGCGTTGCCCGTTCAGACGCCGATGGAGTATGTGTTGCTGGCGCTGACGATCAGCTTCCTGGTCGGAATCGCAAGTGGCCTGATGCCCGCCCGGCGAGCTTCGGCGCTGGATCCCATCGTCGCGCTGGCAGCCGAGTAGTATCCGAAGAGAATGATCCTCTTCGGGCGGAACTTTCGCGCAACTGCGTCACTGAATTGCCTGATCTGCGCGCGGTCAATCACGACTCACTCTTGATCCAATGAGGCATCCGAGGCAAGCCGAGAAAGAGCTCGAACCCGTTCAGATCTTTCAGATGCTCGACGCCATGGAAGCGGAGGATGAAAGGAACTCTGCCCGATTTGACATGCGACATTGGTGATGAGATAAGCAACTGTGAAAGCTGCGAAGCCAGCCCCAGAAAAGAAAACCCCTGGCACACTGACGGTGGAGAAACATCGTCCGCTGATGAACAAACTCACCCAGGCCCAGCGGCAAAGTCTCCGTCGGCGCGCCGCCGAGTTGCTTTACGGCCGTGAAGCCCTCGCGCCTGGGAGATTTGCCTGTCCGAGTACGGTTTCGACCAGGCCTCAATTGAAATTGGTTTCGTATTCATGTTCTCGTTTGGATTTGGGGCGCAATTCTATTGGGGAGCACACGCGCCCTCGCGTGTCCCGACCGGCGCCCCCGCCGGTCGGACGTCGGAGAAGCCGTCTCGTCAAGCGATCGCTTTTCTGCACAGAAGAGTGTGGTCGGCGAGGGCGCCGATCACATGCACGCGAGGGCGCGTGCGCTCCCCATCGCGACTGAATAGACTGGGCCCAGGTGATCATGGCTTGGCTCAGTGCCGGTAAAGAAACTCCGCGCTGTTGATCATGGCCCAGACGAGGTCAATCACCGCTTCGCGCCCGGTCCCGCCGCTGGATTGAGAATAGTCCCCGATGATCTTCAACTCTTCCTCCGTCGGAAAACGCGACAGAATCAGCAAGTAAAGGCCGGTGATGGTCTCCCGCGGCTTGCTCCTCGATTGCGTGAAGAGGCGTCGCAATGCGGCGTCCATGGGTTCAGGCAGACGCGAGTGTCCGACGCGAGAAAGCGAGACTGATCACCACCCACAGAGGCGGCTGGTCGGTGAACAACCGAAAATGCGGGACGAACACCCCGGCACGTTCGCGGCTGCTGGAGAGCCTGCTTGGTTCAGAACCATGTCCACGGCCCATGAACTCGGTAGGGCGAGTCCGTCCCGGCGAGCCGCTCGACGCGCTTGGAACACGTCCGACTCGGCTCGCTGGGACAGGCTCGCCCTACCGTCCGGTTCATGGGAAGGGATTGGGAGGGTATCACCCGCGTAACTGCAGCCCTGATTTCCAATGATTGAAAATCAGGGCTGTGGCCTACCGCCGCATCGGCGTGACGAGGCGATAGTAGCGCGTGCGGTGGTCGGGCAGGAGCGGATCGGTCGCTTCGACCATGCGCGAGGTGGTCTGCGGTGGAACATCCGCCAGTTTGCTCCAGACGGGCCGAAAGAGCGATTCCGTGTATTGAATCGTATAGGATTTGCCCGCCGCCGCCGTGAAACGAACCTTCAGCGTCTTCTCCGGACCCACGGCGATTTCGGCCGACTCGACCTTCAAATGGCTGCGCGCCTCGCGGGGGTTCGTGCCGCTCAAAAACTCGTCGATGTTCGTCCGGTCATCGCGGTCCGGATCGGCGTCGTCGCCGCTGACCGAACGATTCGTCAGTTCAGTTGCCGTGAAATATGCCGCGCGCCACGATCGCAAAGCCGCGGAGCCCAGCGCGGGCGACCCTCCGACGGTCTGACTCGCGCGCCAGCTTGCTCTCTCGCCCCAGACACTCCACGGCATTTTCTCGTCGGCGATCACGAGCGAATATCCCAGGCCGTCGGTGCTGGGCGACCAGGAGTTGTTGTACGAGAATTCCAGGATGCTTTCGCCGGCGGCATCCTCCAGCCGGAGTTTCTCTCCCGCATTGTTCAGATTGCCTTCGTACGTGCCGGCGATGTTGAAGCCTTTTCCATAGTGCGCCGTGAACGCGCTCAAGTTCTTAACCAAATAAACGGCTTCTCCCGGCGGCAGCAGCGTGACGTCGCCAGCCGTAAAATCGAAACTGATGCCCATGCTGAACCGAACGCCAGACAGATCGAGATTGGTCGAGCCAACGTTCTTCAATTGCACGAACTCGAAATCTTCATCCGTAAACGCGCTGCCCGCCGGCGGCGGGACCGGATGATACATGATCTCCGTGATTCTCAGGAATTGCTGCGCCGGGCTGGGATTTCCGGGGTAAGCAACCGAGATAACTTCCCGTCCGTTGGCGTCGAAAAGCCGGACGGCCTCGCCTCGCGCGGACAGCCGCCCGCTGTAATTGCCGATGACGAACAGGCCTTGCCCGCCGGTCGGCGCCGTTTTCCGGGCGCGGAAGGCGACGACGTTCGGCGAGAGATACAACGAGCTTCTCGCCGCCACGACTGTTCCCGGCTGAATCGTGTGCGTCACGCCGCCCGAGATTTTCCAGCGGGAGATGTCGATGGCCAGCGCCGTGCTATTCGTGAGTTGAATGAATTCCTCGTCTTGATTTCCCGAGACCGGATTGAAGTCGATGTCGCCGAACGCCAGCGCGACGTCGTTTGACTGGGCCCTGGGGATGTCCGAGAGCCGGAACAAATAATTCCGCCGCGCGGGAAAATATCGGTTCGTCAGAATGTTGACCGCCTGCGCCAGGGTCTGCTTTTGCCCCCAGGTGGGCCACTTGGCGAAATCCAGAGCGCAGTCCGGCGTAAGCAACGTCGAGAGCTCGTCGATGCGGAGCTCGTATTTCAAATTCGCCGCCGGGGTGTTCGTCCATTGGAGCAGTTCGTCCATGAGCGTTCGCACGCGGCGCAGATACATTTGCCGAATCGACGGCGTGGCGTAGAGCGCCGAGATCAGGGAGTTGTTCCCGCCGACGAACAATCCGTTCGCGGTGAACATGGTGTCGTCGTAATAGGTGTTGGCCGAATTCCAGTTCCGTCCAAACGACAGATCGACGTCCCAGGGCGTGTATTGCCATTCGCCCGTGCCTTCGGAATCGCGGTAAGCGTAATAGTTTTTGTGGCAGCAATCGACGTTGCCCGTGATGATCATGGCCGCGAGATAGTTCACCATCGCCGGGACGTTGACGTTGTCGAAAATGAATTGCGTGCGCGCCACGCCCGTTCGGCGAATCCCTGTGATCAAGGCCTGGAGATCGGCGTTTTTCTCGAACTTGCGCGTTTTCTTCTCCGCGCCGCTCGTGGCCGAATCCAGGGTGTTGTACATTTTGTAAAGCGCGCCGCGCGGATCGAGGCCCAGCCGCTCCAGATAATCTTCGTCCGCATCCTCGACAAAGTGCGCCACGCTGAAGAAGGCGCCGTTTTGCTGGACCCGGACCGGAAAGGCGATGTGATACGTCGAGCCGGAATCCCGATAGGTTTCGTAGGCGAGGAGGTTTCGCATGTGCGCCTTGTCCGGGTAAGTCGTGAGCAGATTGAAATCCTCGACCGGTTTTTGATCCGCCGAATAGCGGAAGTGGTGGCCCCGGTTGAAATCAAAGTCGTAACTCTTCTTGGGAAACGAGGAGCTCGACTGGCCGTGGAGCTTCACGCCGATGTTGTCATAGAAGTCCCCATCGTAAAAAACCGAGGCGCGCGTGCCGGTCTCGCTGTCGGCGGCCGTCCGGCTTTGGATGAACCAGTAAAGCACCGGCAGGGCCGTGGTCACCGATGGGTCCGCCACCATCGTGCCGAAGTATTGCGGGGAATTTTTCGGATCTTGATACGGCGGCCAGCGCGAGGAATCGCCGTCCGCGTCTTCCGCGACGATAGAGTAACGCACCATCTGGCCGTTCGTCGAGACGGTGGACGGGATCACCGCGCCGTAAACGCCGTTGCCCGCCGGGCCGTCTCCATGGAGCCCGTCATCGAACATCGGCACTGCCACCTCAGCGCCGTACGCCACGCGGTAAGTCATGGTGAGCTTGCGCACGGCATTGAACGTCGGGACGGCCCGGGCCGTCACGAGCAACTCCTGATCGTCGCGCGGGACTTTCGGTGTGTGCGTTACGTCCACGACCAGCGGACCCAGATTGGTTCGGCCAAATCCGTTCGGCCCGCCGGGCGTCGGCAGCGAAAAATAGCGCCGGGTTGCCGGGTCAATCGTCAGCATGGTCGCGGTCAATTCCGGCGCCAGCAGGAATTCCGTATCCGAAGCGCCGGAGTTCAGACCGTGTAAAGCGAGCACATTCGTTCCAATGTGCAAAGCGCCAATCCGGCTGGAGAGATCGATCTCCTCAAATTGAACTGCGTCCTCGGTGCGACGCGCCGCCGTGGCCTGGGAATTCCAGACCGGCTCTTCCGGCGCATTGCGCCGCGCGACTTCCAGCCCGTTCAAATAAGCGACGAACCCATCGCTGTGCTTCATGCGCAGCGTCAGGAATTGGAACTTGGACGGATCGGCGGCGACGAACGGAATGCGCAGATACACCGAGGCATTCACGTTCTTCATCGGCGCTTCGACGCTGGTCCTGATCTGGCTGGCCAGGCTGTTCGTCATGTGAACCGTCGCCGTGAAATACGAGCCATCGCCGGTGTCATCGGTGGCATTCGCCGCGCCCGTCGGCAGCAATGCCAGGTCGATGAAGTCGCCGGCGCGCACGTCGGTGAGCAAATTCGTCCGCGTCACGCCGATCACGTCGCGGCCCGCCACCAGCACGGAGTCCCTTTGCGCGCCGTTCAGGAACAAACGTCCGGTGACGCCGTTGCCGCTGGCGTCCTGTTTTGCCAGACGCCATTGCACGGACACCGTGCCGTTGACCGAGCTGACCCAGCGCCGAATGGCCCAATGTTCCTGGCCGCCGCTGTTGATCCCGTTGGGACGCGTGTAAGACTGGCCAATCTCCGTCCAGGGCGGGTCTCCGTTGAACCAATCCCACGTCGTGCCATTCCAGAAGTTCGCGCCGCTGGGCGGACCTTCGCCGCGGGCGAACGGAACAAAATCTCCGGGCTGATAGCCGGCCG is a window from the Verrucomicrobiota bacterium genome containing:
- a CDS encoding efflux RND transporter periplasmic adaptor subunit, which translates into the protein MAMIQQGVGGKWRLKAAIILIALGGGVFLLRLTVFRAKPVPVTVYRVKSGRVEDSVVNSRAGTVQSRRRAGISPGIPGLVTEIKVQKGSRVKKGDVLVRLDDREQQAQAQLAARSLEAAKAVAEQARLEAELAQRLWNRTQSLARNDVVSETVREQDQTRSLTAQAASLAAQARILEAEAALEAARATLAKTVITAPFDGVVLDVTIEVGEWISPAPPGVFIPAVVDLIDPQALYLSAPIDEADVARLRVGLPVRVTLDAFRGQSFEGMLTYISSFVEARQEQNRTLRVEAELKETSFPANLLPGLSADLEVILDSREQVLRIPTYALLEGSRVLVVQNGGLEEKKVTTGLHNWSYTEITSGLAAGEAVVVSLDRTEVKAGARVIVAAEAEK
- a CDS encoding ABC transporter ATP-binding protein: MIHLQGIQRTYTVGGSPVHALKEVNLRIESGEYVSVMGPSGSGKSTLLHILGCLDRPTSGSYRFAEEETARLDENGLSRLRRDQIGFVFQFFHLVPRLTAQGNVELPMVFAGVEPEQRRQRSRQVLELVGLTARAGHRPDQLSGGEQQRVAIARAVVMNPALLLADEPTGNLDSGSGQEIIDLMENMNKQGLTLIVVTHDPKVGGRARRQIRLADGLVVTDEPAQR
- a CDS encoding FtsX-like permease family protein; this translates as MSLADVLQFAGGALRGHRLRAFLSLFGVAIGVASVILLTSLGEGARLYVTGEFASLGSNLLIIIPGKTETKGLAPLVSTAPHDLTQQDAEALLQRVPSIRRVAPLIVGTARASAAERGREVTVVGTTREMLEIRHLKMATGRFLPADLPQAAVCVLGAKVQRELFPNQNPLGQLVRIGDWRFRVIGVIAPRGVSIGMDLDEVVEIPVETGLKLFNRSGLFRILAEVGSYHDVPAAEKAVLQVLRERHGGQEDVTVLTQDTVLASFNLILRALTAALAGIAAISLAVAGLGIMNVMLVSVSERTREIGLLKAVGGTDAQILSVFLVESSILSTVGGALGLFAGLGGGRFLQHLYPDFPIHPPAWAVFAALAVSVLVGLLFGILPARNAARLNPIQALMRRKA
- a CDS encoding FtsX-like permease family protein — protein: MNWRDLLSQAWQSIWFHRTRSLLTMLGILIGIASVILLTSIGEGTRVYVLSEFTQFGTTLAAINPGRIQTTGLSGAVGTTIHPLTLDDAEALRRIPGVDRVVPVVMGAAPVENAGRTRDVFVYGVTSSAPDAWRMRVRSGRFLPELDAERGAPLAVLGPKLKRELFGDQNCLGDHVRIAGERFLVIGVMEPMGQFLGFDIDDSAYIPVGQAQRLFNREHLQEIDITIASAPLIEPVVERAKRLLIERHNREEDFTITTQTGMLDSLDRIIRIVSLAVGGIGAISLLVGSIGILTMMWISVNERTSEIGLARAIGASSNQILWLFLSEAAMLSTLGGTLGLAFGMGTAQLLHWYVPALPVQTPMEYVLLALTISFLVGIASGLMPARRASALDPIVALAAE